The Candidatus Cloacimonadota bacterium genomic sequence GCGAATCCCCCGATATGCAATCCCAGGGCATCAGAACTGTCTATTTCCTGACCGTCTTCGGTTAATTCCAGCCTGGCCACGTTCAAACCGACCCGGAATCCCGGATTGACCTTGATTTTTGCCTGTAAGGCTCCCGCAAAAAGCAGGGCGAATACGATTAAATTCACGGCTTTTTTCATGATATCTCCTTTTCGTTTTGGGGCTATCATCAGCAACATTACAATTTTTAATATGCCGGAGATATGGTCAAGTTATTTCAATCAAAAAACCGCAAGTGTTTTGCGATTAGCTCTAATCTTATGACTTGCTTGTGGATATTATTCCACGGGCATCGGTTTTAAACTTGAATTTCTGCTTGACATATTTTCATCGAATGCAATATTTCCTGATGTCCCTCTAAGCTTTTTATCTATTTCATAAAAATTTGAAAAGAGGTTATCATGAATCAGGTCAAAATTATCCTGAGTGTGGCAGTTCTGCTTGTGGCTTCTGCGTTTTACGCGCAAGAGAGTGAGTGGGAATATTTTTTCTATGGCGGTCATGTGCGCTGCTTGGCCCAACACGAAAACACGGTCTGGGTTGGCAGCACGGCGGGATTGCTGGAATACGATCTCATCACCCAGACCAGGCAGTTCTACAACAAATTGAATTCACCCCTTTTGGGAAACATCGTCTATACTTTGGACACATCTCCCTCCGGAACGCTATGGATGGGAACCGAGCAGGGGGTTTTCCGCGTGGAAAATGATGATTGGCAGCATTTTAACCAGTCAAACACAGGCATCAATGTCAATGGAGCGCTTGGAATCTTCTGTATTTCAGACACAGAAATCTGGATTCTTGACGCGGTGAATAGCGGCGCGAACCGGGTTTGCCATCTTAAGAACGGGATATGGACAGCTTATTCAGCGGCTTCAGCCTCCATCGATGGAGAAGTGATTCGTTGCATGGTTTTGGATGAAGAAGGCCTGCCTTGGCTTTCATATTACAACCAACACACAGGAACTTGTGGTTTGTCTCATTTTGATGGCTCTTCCTGGAGCTCACAATCCATGGCTTCTCTGGGATTGCCCAACGAAGATATTCTGAGATTAGCCCATGATGGAACAAAACTTTGGCTCGCCACTGTAGCCGCGTATTTATACAGTCTGGACGGCAATGGCACCCAAACTCATGATCTGAGCCAGTTGCTTAATGCACAAACGATTACTAAACTGGGCTTGGACAGGCAAAACGGACTCCTGATGGGCGTATCTTCTACTGGAAGCAATCATTATCTGCTCCGTCGCCAAGGTGACAACTGGGAAATTTTGGCTCCCCAGGCTGCGGTGCCAAATTTGGACTGGTGCAATGCCGTTCTGGAGGATTCTCAAAACCGGATTTGGTTTGCCAGCATGAATGGCATTGCGGTTTATGAGGGAGGAACTTGGTCTGGATTCGATTGCTCCAGTTCCCCCATGCCATCAAACTATATCAGAGACATGACGACAGCTCCAGATGGCAGTTTGTGGCTAAGTTTGCCCGACTATATGGGACCAAACGACATTCTTGTGAAAAAAACCGGGGACAACTGGAGTTTTTACCACAGCTCTGAATTCCCCTATGTGGTTGA encodes the following:
- a CDS encoding T9SS type A sorting domain-containing protein is translated as MNQVKIILSVAVLLVASAFYAQESEWEYFFYGGHVRCLAQHENTVWVGSTAGLLEYDLITQTRQFYNKLNSPLLGNIVYTLDTSPSGTLWMGTEQGVFRVENDDWQHFNQSNTGINVNGALGIFCISDTEIWILDAVNSGANRVCHLKNGIWTAYSAASASIDGEVIRCMVLDEEGLPWLSYYNQHTGTCGLSHFDGSSWSSQSMASLGLPNEDILRLAHDGTKLWLATVAAYLYSLDGNGTQTHDLSQLLNAQTITKLGLDRQNGLLMGVSSTGSNHYLLRRQGDNWEILAPQAAVPNLDWCNAVLEDSQNRIWFASMNGIAVYEGGTWSGFDCSSSPMPSNYIRDMTTAPDGSLWLSLPDYMGPNDILVKKTGDNWSFYHSSEFPYVVDPQHLACGSDGKLWFEISEQPSGVVCFDGEDWQLYSSYTNNFPSGTITCLALDGENHPWVTLQGPTSQQRLYRLEQGEWTLKETLPHKPEAMTFDSSGNLWLATRSGLIHVGDQVQIYTTDNSGLPSNKLNCLAFDAEGKLWIGYSTGLASFHNGEWAAWDIQYGNHPARDFQALAPGPDGKIWGGTMHSGLICFDGTDFVSYTTTNSPLLRNWIQDLVFDGQGNLWMHNFVHGLIRFKDSSTPNDEHVQSPLQQQITLKNWPNPFNPSTTLSFSLPESGSARLAIYNLKGQLVKELCRDENFSAGEHRFVWDGKDFGGNDVSSGVYFARLTSRSGAVNHKILLMK